Proteins from a genomic interval of Youhaiella tibetensis:
- the rpsD gene encoding 30S ribosomal protein S4 gives MTKRHSVKYKIDRRLGENLWGRPKSPLNDRAYGPGQHGQRRKGKASDYGLQLRAKQKLKGYYGSITEKAFKRLYQEASRIKGDTGEKLIGLLESRLDAVIYRAKFVPTVFAARQFVSHGHVLVNGKRVTIASYQVKPGDKVELKEKSRQLAIVLEATQLAERDVPEYIEVDHNKMSATYVRVPALADVPYPVQMEPNLVVEFYSR, from the coding sequence ATGACGAAGCGCCATTCAGTTAAGTACAAGATCGACCGCCGTTTGGGCGAAAACCTATGGGGTCGCCCGAAGTCCCCGCTCAATGACCGTGCCTATGGCCCCGGCCAGCACGGCCAGCGCCGCAAGGGCAAGGCTTCGGACTACGGTCTGCAGCTGCGCGCCAAGCAGAAGCTCAAGGGCTACTACGGCTCGATCACCGAAAAGGCCTTCAAGCGCCTTTACCAGGAAGCCTCGCGTATCAAGGGCGATACCGGCGAGAAGCTGATCGGTCTGCTCGAGAGCCGCCTGGACGCCGTGATCTACCGCGCCAAGTTCGTTCCGACCGTGTTCGCAGCCCGTCAGTTCGTGAGCCATGGCCACGTGCTGGTCAACGGCAAGCGCGTCACGATCGCTTCCTACCAGGTCAAGCCGGGCGACAAGGTCGAGCTCAAGGAAAAGTCGCGCCAGCTCGCGATCGTTCTTGAAGCCACCCAGCTCGCCGAGCGCGATGTGCCCGAGTACATCGAAGTCGACCACAACAAGATGTCCGCCACCTACGTGCGCGTTCCGGCCCTGGCCGACGTGCCGTACCCGGTCCAGATGGAACCGAACCTGGTCGTGGAATTCTACTCGCGCTAA
- the sbmA gene encoding peptide antibiotic transporter SbmA, whose product MFRSFFPVPKIFFTSAIVWLLVAVLAWFAIGEQLRAVISIDHLVTPTVCAGAAPEEPSGARSPEAPAITPAAPVDGTAAQPNCVAEDNNFLNGDKIWLYEYVLLISVLFCVFWYFYKRNEWYWWSVVGSTGILLVIYFNVQIDAWVNDWQGTFFNLLQKALSQPGSVSPTEFYAQIFVIFAVLLPNILVLVLLAFFTSHYVFRWRKAMNAYYMSYWQTIRTVEGAAQRVQEDTMRFASIVEDLGTSFFSSLITLVVFLPILWTLSQHVTELPFFGDIPGSLVWVALVAAAAGTVLLALVGIKLPGLQFENQKVEAAYRKELVYGEDSAERAQPPTVRDLFAHVQKNYFRLYFHYTYFNLARYGYLQAAGYIPLLALSPSILAGTLTLGLYQQVQQAFGQVSVSFQFFARAWTTIVELQSIHKRLRLFESFIPVGQEAVREPEQVVA is encoded by the coding sequence GTGTTCCGCTCGTTCTTCCCAGTCCCAAAGATCTTCTTCACCTCGGCAATCGTCTGGTTGCTCGTCGCCGTGCTTGCCTGGTTTGCCATCGGCGAGCAACTTCGCGCAGTCATCAGTATCGACCACCTGGTGACTCCAACCGTCTGCGCCGGTGCCGCGCCCGAGGAACCGAGCGGCGCCCGCTCTCCCGAAGCGCCCGCCATAACCCCGGCCGCGCCGGTTGATGGCACCGCCGCGCAACCGAATTGCGTGGCCGAGGACAACAATTTCCTCAACGGCGACAAGATCTGGCTCTACGAGTACGTGCTGCTGATCTCCGTCCTCTTCTGCGTCTTCTGGTACTTCTACAAGCGCAACGAATGGTACTGGTGGTCGGTCGTCGGTTCCACCGGCATCCTGCTCGTGATCTACTTCAACGTGCAGATCGATGCCTGGGTGAACGACTGGCAGGGCACCTTCTTCAACCTCCTGCAGAAGGCCCTCTCCCAACCCGGATCGGTTTCCCCCACCGAGTTCTACGCGCAGATCTTCGTGATCTTCGCCGTGCTGCTTCCCAACATTCTCGTGCTGGTACTGCTGGCCTTCTTCACGTCCCACTACGTGTTCCGCTGGCGCAAGGCGATGAACGCCTACTACATGTCCTACTGGCAGACGATCCGCACGGTCGAGGGCGCCGCCCAGCGTGTGCAGGAAGACACGATGCGCTTCGCATCGATCGTCGAAGACCTCGGCACCAGTTTCTTCTCCTCTCTGATCACGCTGGTCGTGTTCCTGCCCATCCTCTGGACCCTCTCCCAGCACGTCACCGAACTCCCCTTCTTCGGAGACATTCCGGGGAGCCTGGTCTGGGTGGCGCTGGTCGCGGCCGCGGCCGGCACTGTCTTGCTGGCACTCGTGGGCATCAAGCTGCCAGGGCTGCAATTCGAAAACCAGAAGGTGGAAGCAGCTTACCGCAAGGAGCTTGTCTATGGCGAGGACAGCGCCGAGCGCGCCCAACCGCCAACCGTGCGCGACCTCTTTGCCCACGTGCAGAAGAACTACTTCCGCCTCTACTTCCACTACACGTACTTCAACCTGGCTCGGTATGGGTATCTGCAGGCCGCCGGCTACATACCCCTGCTGGCGCTATCGCCCTCCATCCTCGCCGGCACGCTGACCCTGGGCCTCTATCAGCAGGTGCAGCAGGCCTTCGGGCAGGTTTCGGTCTCGTTCCAATTCTTCGCCCGCGCCTGGACGACAATTGTGGAGCTGCAGTCCATCCACAAGCGTCTGCGCCTCTTCGAAAGCTTCATCCCGGTCGGTCAAGAAGCCGTCCGCGAACCCGAACAGGTGGTGGCCTAA
- a CDS encoding MFS transporter has translation MAFALGIMDTSASAPEPSRQAFTYFGFRCFWLATLTTSFAVQIMAVSVAWQVYDLTSSAALLGLVGLTLFTPALLLVLVTGLAADRFNRRAIMAVCLGFEFAAAIALLVFVDLQAHEIWPIFVVLGVLGTARAFMGPASQSLAPNLVPPEALSNAITVNASAWQFASILGPVAGGLLYGISPVVAFGVAAALVCVSMVSVLLIPKPAKRDSHQATSLETMLAGFRYILSNKVVLGAISLDLFAVLMGGAVALLPIYAKDILHAGPTELGFLRAAPGIGGIAMAIALSRFPIRDHAGRILFFFVGLFGFFTIIFGFSTSIWVAIPALALVGASDMVSVTIRETIMQLWTPDSVRGRVTAVNSVFIGASNELGEFRAGMVAAWLGAVPAVVIGGVGAMLVAGIWSRAFPGLRNQRALDRKMVSEPQSAAAE, from the coding sequence GTGGCATTTGCTTTGGGCATAATGGACACCTCCGCTTCGGCGCCTGAGCCTTCCCGTCAGGCATTCACCTATTTCGGTTTTCGCTGTTTCTGGCTGGCTACGCTCACGACGAGCTTCGCCGTCCAGATCATGGCGGTCTCTGTTGCCTGGCAGGTCTATGACCTGACCAGCAGCGCTGCCCTGCTCGGACTGGTGGGACTGACGCTCTTCACGCCCGCGCTGTTGCTGGTGCTAGTCACGGGACTTGCGGCGGACCGCTTCAACCGGCGGGCCATCATGGCGGTGTGTCTCGGCTTCGAGTTTGCGGCGGCCATCGCGCTGCTGGTGTTCGTCGACCTGCAGGCGCACGAGATCTGGCCGATCTTCGTGGTGCTGGGCGTGCTCGGCACGGCCCGGGCTTTCATGGGGCCGGCCAGCCAGTCGCTGGCGCCCAATCTCGTGCCGCCCGAAGCGCTTTCCAACGCGATCACCGTCAACGCATCGGCCTGGCAGTTCGCCTCGATCCTGGGGCCGGTGGCCGGCGGCTTGCTCTATGGCATTTCGCCGGTGGTGGCGTTCGGCGTGGCGGCGGCGCTGGTATGCGTGTCGATGGTGAGCGTGCTGCTGATCCCCAAGCCGGCCAAGCGCGACTCGCACCAGGCGACGAGCCTCGAGACCATGCTGGCGGGTTTCCGCTACATCCTTTCCAACAAGGTGGTGCTGGGGGCAATCTCGCTCGACCTTTTCGCGGTGCTGATGGGTGGTGCCGTGGCGCTGCTGCCGATCTATGCCAAGGACATCCTGCATGCCGGGCCGACCGAGCTGGGCTTCCTGCGGGCGGCGCCGGGGATCGGGGGCATTGCGATGGCAATTGCTCTTTCGCGCTTCCCCATCCGCGATCACGCCGGGCGTATTCTATTCTTCTTCGTGGGGCTCTTCGGGTTCTTCACGATCATCTTCGGCTTTTCGACATCGATCTGGGTGGCGATTCCCGCGCTGGCTCTGGTCGGGGCCTCGGACATGGTGAGCGTCACCATCCGCGAGACCATCATGCAGCTCTGGACGCCCGACTCGGTGCGTGGACGCGTGACGGCGGTCAACAGCGTCTTCATCGGCGCTTCGAACGAACTCGGCGAGTTCCGCGCCGGAATGGTGGCGGCGTGGCTGGGTGCCGTGCCGGCGGTGGTGATCGGCGGGGTGGGCGCCATGCTGGTCGCCGGCATTTGGAGCCGAGCCTTCCCGGGCCTGCGCAACCAGCGCGCACTCGATCGCAAAATGGTTTCCGAACCTCAGTCGGCTGCGGCCGAATGA
- a CDS encoding DUF1993 family protein has translation MTLSIYRASVPLYLRGFSQLSGIMDKAGANAAARKIELSVLVNSRLAPDMYPFSGQIQRASDTAKATVARLAGVEMPSFADDETTWEELRARIAKTVDFVKSVPESAFEGADTRELTVKLRDRDLTLTGADYLFDRQLPNFYFHITTAYAILRHNGVDVGKRDYLGV, from the coding sequence ATGACTCTGTCGATTTATCGGGCTTCGGTTCCCCTCTATCTGCGCGGCTTCAGCCAGCTGAGTGGCATCATGGACAAGGCCGGGGCCAATGCGGCGGCTCGCAAGATCGAGCTTTCGGTGCTCGTCAATTCGCGCCTGGCGCCGGACATGTATCCGTTCTCCGGGCAGATCCAGCGCGCCAGCGATACGGCCAAGGCCACCGTGGCGCGGCTTGCCGGCGTCGAGATGCCGAGCTTCGCCGACGACGAGACAACCTGGGAAGAGCTGCGCGCGCGCATCGCAAAGACCGTCGACTTCGTCAAGAGCGTGCCCGAGAGCGCCTTTGAAGGGGCCGATACGCGCGAACTCACGGTCAAGCTGCGCGACCGCGACCTGACGCTGACCGGCGCCGACTATCTCTTCGATCGGCAGTTGCCCAACTTCTACTTCCACATCACCACGGCCTACGCGATCCTGCGTCACAACGGGGTGGATGTGGGCAAGCGCGATTATCTGGGCGTGTGA